From the Selenomonas timonae genome, one window contains:
- a CDS encoding exonuclease SbcCD subunit D, whose product MRFIHTADWHLGKLFGQRHMTEDQAYVLEELLALCRDVRPDALVIAGDVYDRAIPPPEAVELFNNILTRLAEQGVKVLFIAGNHDSAVRLHFGAQLLRASGIYPAGTVRADEAPVVLSDEFGPVYFSLIPYGDPPHVRAAFSVEEALSFDTALAVQIAAARAQIPPSARSVAVAHAFVIGGQVSESEHALSVGGSDQVSAENFSAYSYAALGHLHAPQRAGAENVRYSGSLLKYSFDEARQKKGAEFVELGAEGMASHMFYPLTPRHDVRIVSGLMDELMREDFDPLSHDDYICVELLDTDAVLAAHEKLRRIYPNLFTITRPNINVNRLSSTERSYERGKSDLHLFSDFFAEVTSDELTEAERRELVRVIDSLEQGARAE is encoded by the coding sequence ATGCGGTTCATCCATACGGCAGACTGGCATTTGGGAAAACTCTTCGGGCAGCGGCATATGACGGAGGACCAGGCATATGTGCTGGAGGAACTGCTCGCATTGTGCAGAGATGTGCGTCCTGATGCGCTCGTCATTGCAGGGGATGTCTATGACCGTGCCATTCCGCCGCCCGAGGCAGTCGAACTCTTCAACAACATATTGACGCGGCTGGCAGAGCAAGGGGTCAAGGTGCTCTTCATCGCAGGGAATCACGACAGCGCTGTGCGTCTTCATTTTGGCGCACAGCTTCTTCGTGCGTCCGGCATCTATCCTGCGGGGACTGTGCGTGCCGATGAGGCTCCCGTCGTTCTCTCGGATGAATTCGGCCCTGTGTATTTCTCGCTCATTCCCTATGGAGATCCGCCCCATGTGCGCGCGGCATTCTCCGTGGAGGAGGCGCTTTCGTTTGACACGGCGCTCGCCGTACAGATCGCGGCGGCACGCGCGCAGATTCCACCCTCGGCACGCAGTGTGGCAGTGGCGCACGCCTTTGTCATCGGTGGGCAAGTTTCGGAATCGGAGCACGCGCTCTCCGTCGGCGGGAGCGATCAGGTGAGCGCAGAGAACTTCTCTGCGTATTCGTATGCGGCACTCGGACATCTGCATGCACCTCAGCGGGCAGGCGCGGAGAATGTACGATACTCCGGCTCTCTGCTGAAATACTCCTTTGATGAAGCCCGCCAGAAAAAGGGCGCCGAATTCGTCGAGTTAGGTGCCGAGGGAATGGCGTCCCATATGTTCTATCCGCTGACGCCGCGTCACGATGTACGCATTGTCAGCGGGCTGATGGATGAACTCATGCGCGAGGACTTCGATCCGCTTTCGCATGATGACTACATCTGCGTGGAGCTCCTCGACACGGATGCCGTACTCGCTGCACACGAGAAGCTGCGCAGGATCTATCCGAATCTCTTTACCATCACGCGCCCGAACATCAACGTCAATCGCCTTTCCTCCACGGAGCGCAGCTATGAGCGCGGCAAATCCGATCTCCACCTCTTCTCCGACTTCTTTGCCGAGGTGACCTCAGACGAGCTGACAGAAGCTGAGCGGAGGGAACTCGTTC